From a single Cydia strobilella chromosome 17, ilCydStro3.1, whole genome shotgun sequence genomic region:
- the LOC134749102 gene encoding uncharacterized protein LOC134749102, which produces MYLLVTQLLPLLILPLVTARARATVAPTHLFLSRVGPCADASKMAVRVSELSIMRRFYDFILSGQLNITGNISDGWDIKATMQKCPDIRNTDTCDHYRSFTVVSGGCSGESLPGFDLYSMFFHYLSPKMSCPIKPGQYRIENYPFFTEDNYLAVTEAKLSTSVFGYTVRLHGYSNSEQILCAEAYLRLLYLRDHNWLDLEDAATEPPPTVED; this is translated from the exons ATGTATTTATTAGTAACACAGCTCTTACCTCTATTAATTCTTCCACTGGTGACGGCACGCGCACGCGCCACCGTAGCTCCAACTCACTTATTCCTGAGCCGAGTGGGCCCTTGCGCCGACGCATCCAAGATGGCGGTGAGAGTGTCGGAGCTGAGCATCATGCGCCGGTTCTACGATTTCATACTGTCGGGACAACTGAATATTACTGGGAATATCAGTGATGGCTGGGATATCAag GCAACGATGCAGAAGTGCCCAGACATTCGCAACACCGACACATGCGACCACTACCGGTCTTTCACGGTCGTCTCTGGCGGTTGCAGCGGCGAGAGTTTGCCAGGTTTCGATCTCTACAGCATGTTCTTCCACTACCTGAGTCCCAA AATGAGTTGCCCAATAAAACCTGGGCAGTACCGCATTGAGAACTACCCGTTCTTCACGGAGGACAACTACCTGGCCGTGACGGAGGCTAAACTATCTACCAGTGTGTTCGGGTACACGGTGCGGCTACACGGCTATAGCAATTCAGAACAG ATACTGTGCGCGGAGGCGTACCTGCGCCTGCTGTACCTGCGCGACCACAACTGGCTGGACCTGGAGGACGCCGCCACGGAGCCGCCGCCCACCGTGGAAGACTAG